In Myotis daubentonii chromosome 16, mMyoDau2.1, whole genome shotgun sequence, one DNA window encodes the following:
- the LOC132218087 gene encoding uncharacterized protein LOC132218087 isoform X6, with translation MEKQESGGAAGSLTQESPGGATREVPGGITGVAAGAGLPSGVVAPPCSGRPGTVSRGLVSSLCSGVVAAPGSRPKQPPGEVVGHSLASGTYPGGFNAPIPGTCAAGTSDLGSKGSGVHNSECSPRSGSTSLHPHKPYKDLPHNILKTSNHTLIQKPSSADRKKSQHWDEMNIMTTYHPADKDYGFMKVDEPSTPYHRLSPQASDEPSLTVTPEALRERFATMDNFYPKVLQHPDNRSSGSSDNFSKTHSSGFERHRKTHYNEGKFLSPQKNQPSGNNKKSNGGSGSLGSGGRGAMLAPEARPVGRGWAGGLARGVKDKIGLATRSHIQEAEEISPRLRPSSCRTRRLICSERSIIAKEDT, from the exons ATGGAAAAGCAGGAGTCTGGGGGGGCTGCTGGCAGCCTCACCCAGGAATCCCCTGGAGGGGCCACCAGGGAAGTGCCAGGAGGCATCACAGGAGTCGCGGCAGGCGCCGGGCTGCCCTCCGGAGTCGTCGCGCCGCCATGTTCCGGCCGCCCCGGAACAGTCAGCAGAGGCCTGGTTTCTAGCCTTTGCTCCGGAGTGGTAGCGGCTCCTGGTTCCAGGCCCAAGCAGCCTCCTGGGGAGGTTGTGGGCCACAGCCTTGCGTCTGGCACATACCCTGGCGGATTTAACGCCCCCATTCCTGGAACCTGTGCAGCCGGGACGTCTGACTTAGGGTCCAAGGGGTCTGGGGTGCACAACTCGGAATGCAGTCCGCGTTCTGGTTCAACTTCTTTGCACCCCCACAAACCCTATAAGGATCTGCCCCATAACATCCTAAAAACCAGCAACCACACCTTGATACAGAAACCCTCCAGTGCGGACAG GAAAAAGTCTCAACACTGGGATGAAATGAATATCATGACCACTTACCACCCTGCTGACAAGGACTACGGATTTATGAAGGTGGATGAGCCTAGCACTCCCTACCACAG gctgTCACCGCAGGCCAGCGATGAGCCCTCCCTCACAGTGACTCCGGAGGCACTGAGGGAAAG GTTTGCAACAATGGACAATTTCTACCCCAAGGTCCTTCAGCACCCTGATAACAGAAGCTCAGGGTCTTCAGACAACTTTTCCAAAACAC ACTCCAGTGGTTTTGAGAGGCACCGCAAGACACACTACAATGAAGGGAAGTTCCTCAGCCCTCAGAAAAACCAGCCCTCGGGCAATAACAAGAAGAGCAACGGGGGTAGTGGAAGTTTGGGCAGTGGTGGTCGAGGTGCGATGCtggccccagaggccaggcctgtggggagaggctgggcaggaggacTGGCCAGAGGAGTCAAAGACAAGATTGGCCTGGCGACCAGGAGCCACATCCAAGAAGCTGAGG AAATCAGTCCCCGGCTCCGGCCATCATCGTGTCGGACAAGGAGGCTGATCTGCAGCGAAAGGAGTATTATAGCAAAGGAAGATACCTGA
- the LOC132218087 gene encoding uncharacterized protein LOC132218087 isoform X2: MEKQESGGAAGSLTQESPGGATREVPGGITGVAAGAGLPSGVVAPPCSGRPGTVSRGLVSSLCSGVVAAPGSRPKQPPGEVVGHSLASGTYPGGFNAPIPGTCAAGTSDLGSKGSGVHNSECSPRSGSTSLHPHKPYKDLPHNILKTSNHTLIQKPSSADRKKSQHWDEMNIMTTYHPADKDYGFMKVDEPSTPYHRLSPQASDEPSLTVTPEALRERFATMDNFYPKVLQHPDNRSSGSSDNFSKTHSSGFERHRKTHYNEGKFLSPQKNQPSGNNKKSNGGSGSLGSGGRGAMLAPEARPVGRGWAGGLARGVKDKIGLATRSHIQEAEESSTFRNQSPAPAIIVSDKEADLQRKEYYSKGRYLRCCSHPELEEDTEDEQQDSDSSTSLRWASESSIGTEVRSLDHRGSPLRDHRPSRTP, from the exons ATGGAAAAGCAGGAGTCTGGGGGGGCTGCTGGCAGCCTCACCCAGGAATCCCCTGGAGGGGCCACCAGGGAAGTGCCAGGAGGCATCACAGGAGTCGCGGCAGGCGCCGGGCTGCCCTCCGGAGTCGTCGCGCCGCCATGTTCCGGCCGCCCCGGAACAGTCAGCAGAGGCCTGGTTTCTAGCCTTTGCTCCGGAGTGGTAGCGGCTCCTGGTTCCAGGCCCAAGCAGCCTCCTGGGGAGGTTGTGGGCCACAGCCTTGCGTCTGGCACATACCCTGGCGGATTTAACGCCCCCATTCCTGGAACCTGTGCAGCCGGGACGTCTGACTTAGGGTCCAAGGGGTCTGGGGTGCACAACTCGGAATGCAGTCCGCGTTCTGGTTCAACTTCTTTGCACCCCCACAAACCCTATAAGGATCTGCCCCATAACATCCTAAAAACCAGCAACCACACCTTGATACAGAAACCCTCCAGTGCGGACAG GAAAAAGTCTCAACACTGGGATGAAATGAATATCATGACCACTTACCACCCTGCTGACAAGGACTACGGATTTATGAAGGTGGATGAGCCTAGCACTCCCTACCACAG gctgTCACCGCAGGCCAGCGATGAGCCCTCCCTCACAGTGACTCCGGAGGCACTGAGGGAAAG GTTTGCAACAATGGACAATTTCTACCCCAAGGTCCTTCAGCACCCTGATAACAGAAGCTCAGGGTCTTCAGACAACTTTTCCAAAACAC ACTCCAGTGGTTTTGAGAGGCACCGCAAGACACACTACAATGAAGGGAAGTTCCTCAGCCCTCAGAAAAACCAGCCCTCGGGCAATAACAAGAAGAGCAACGGGGGTAGTGGAAGTTTGGGCAGTGGTGGTCGAGGTGCGATGCtggccccagaggccaggcctgtggggagaggctgggcaggaggacTGGCCAGAGGAGTCAAAGACAAGATTGGCCTGGCGACCAGGAGCCACATCCAAGAAGCTGAGG AGTCCTCTACCTTCAGAAATCAGTCCCCGGCTCCGGCCATCATCGTGTCGGACAAGGAGGCTGATCTGCAGCGAAAGGAGTATTATAGCAAAGGAAGATACCTGAGGTGCTGTTCTCACCCAGAGCTTGAGGAGGACACGGAAGATGAGCAGCAGGACAGCGACA GTTCTACAAGCTTGCGCTGGGCGAGTGAGAGTTCCATAGGAACTGAGGTCCGCTCGCTGGACCACAGAGGAAGCCCCCTTCGGGATCACAGGCCATCGAGAACTCCCTGA
- the LOC132218087 gene encoding uncharacterized protein LOC132218087 isoform X3: MEKQESGGAAGSLTQESPGGATREVPGGITGVAAGAGLPSGVVAPPCSGRPGTVSRGLVSSLCSGVVAAPGSRPKQPPGEVVGHSLASGTYPGGFNAPIPGTCAAGTSDLGSKGSGVHNSECSPRSGSTSLHPHKPYKDLPHNILKTSNHTLIQKPSSADRKKSQHWDEMNIMTTYHPADKDYGFMKVDEPSTPYHRLSPQASDEPSLTVTPEALRERFATMDNFYPKVLQHPDNRSSGSSDNFSKTHSSGFERHRKTHYNEGKFLSPQKNQPSGNNKKSNGGSGSLGSGGRGAMLAPEARPVGRGWAGGLARGVKDKIGLATRSHIQEAEESSTFRNQSPAPAIIVSDKEADLQRKEYYSKGRYLRCCSHPELEEDTEDEQQDSDSDSGESSIGTEVRSLDHRGSPLRDHRPSRTP; encoded by the exons ATGGAAAAGCAGGAGTCTGGGGGGGCTGCTGGCAGCCTCACCCAGGAATCCCCTGGAGGGGCCACCAGGGAAGTGCCAGGAGGCATCACAGGAGTCGCGGCAGGCGCCGGGCTGCCCTCCGGAGTCGTCGCGCCGCCATGTTCCGGCCGCCCCGGAACAGTCAGCAGAGGCCTGGTTTCTAGCCTTTGCTCCGGAGTGGTAGCGGCTCCTGGTTCCAGGCCCAAGCAGCCTCCTGGGGAGGTTGTGGGCCACAGCCTTGCGTCTGGCACATACCCTGGCGGATTTAACGCCCCCATTCCTGGAACCTGTGCAGCCGGGACGTCTGACTTAGGGTCCAAGGGGTCTGGGGTGCACAACTCGGAATGCAGTCCGCGTTCTGGTTCAACTTCTTTGCACCCCCACAAACCCTATAAGGATCTGCCCCATAACATCCTAAAAACCAGCAACCACACCTTGATACAGAAACCCTCCAGTGCGGACAG GAAAAAGTCTCAACACTGGGATGAAATGAATATCATGACCACTTACCACCCTGCTGACAAGGACTACGGATTTATGAAGGTGGATGAGCCTAGCACTCCCTACCACAG gctgTCACCGCAGGCCAGCGATGAGCCCTCCCTCACAGTGACTCCGGAGGCACTGAGGGAAAG GTTTGCAACAATGGACAATTTCTACCCCAAGGTCCTTCAGCACCCTGATAACAGAAGCTCAGGGTCTTCAGACAACTTTTCCAAAACAC ACTCCAGTGGTTTTGAGAGGCACCGCAAGACACACTACAATGAAGGGAAGTTCCTCAGCCCTCAGAAAAACCAGCCCTCGGGCAATAACAAGAAGAGCAACGGGGGTAGTGGAAGTTTGGGCAGTGGTGGTCGAGGTGCGATGCtggccccagaggccaggcctgtggggagaggctgggcaggaggacTGGCCAGAGGAGTCAAAGACAAGATTGGCCTGGCGACCAGGAGCCACATCCAAGAAGCTGAGG AGTCCTCTACCTTCAGAAATCAGTCCCCGGCTCCGGCCATCATCGTGTCGGACAAGGAGGCTGATCTGCAGCGAAAGGAGTATTATAGCAAAGGAAGATACCTGAGGTGCTGTTCTCACCCAGAGCTTGAGGAGGACACGGAAGATGAGCAGCAGGACAGCGACAGTGACAGTGG TGAGAGTTCCATAGGAACTGAGGTCCGCTCGCTGGACCACAGAGGAAGCCCCCTTCGGGATCACAGGCCATCGAGAACTCCCTGA
- the LOC132218087 gene encoding uncharacterized protein LOC132218087 isoform X4 — translation MEKQESGGAAGSLTQESPGGATREVPGGITGVAAGAGLPSGVVAPPCSGRPGTVSRGLVSSLCSGVVAAPGSRPKQPPGEVVGHSLASGTYPGGFNAPIPGTCAAGTSDLGSKGSGVHNSECSPRSGSTSLHPHKPYKDLPHNILKTSNHTLIQKPSSADRKKSQHWDEMNIMTTYHPADKDYGFMKVDEPSTPYHRLSPQASDEPSLTVTPEALRERFATMDNFYPKVLQHPDNRSSGSSDNFSKTHSSGFERHRKTHYNEGKFLSPQKNQPSGNNKKSNGGSGSLGSGGRGAMLAPEARPVGRGWAGGLARGVKDKIGLATRSHIQEAEESSTFRNQSPAPAIIVSDKEADLQRKEYYSKGRYLRCCSHPELEEDTEDEQQDSDRTEVRSLDHRGSPLRDHRPSRTP, via the exons ATGGAAAAGCAGGAGTCTGGGGGGGCTGCTGGCAGCCTCACCCAGGAATCCCCTGGAGGGGCCACCAGGGAAGTGCCAGGAGGCATCACAGGAGTCGCGGCAGGCGCCGGGCTGCCCTCCGGAGTCGTCGCGCCGCCATGTTCCGGCCGCCCCGGAACAGTCAGCAGAGGCCTGGTTTCTAGCCTTTGCTCCGGAGTGGTAGCGGCTCCTGGTTCCAGGCCCAAGCAGCCTCCTGGGGAGGTTGTGGGCCACAGCCTTGCGTCTGGCACATACCCTGGCGGATTTAACGCCCCCATTCCTGGAACCTGTGCAGCCGGGACGTCTGACTTAGGGTCCAAGGGGTCTGGGGTGCACAACTCGGAATGCAGTCCGCGTTCTGGTTCAACTTCTTTGCACCCCCACAAACCCTATAAGGATCTGCCCCATAACATCCTAAAAACCAGCAACCACACCTTGATACAGAAACCCTCCAGTGCGGACAG GAAAAAGTCTCAACACTGGGATGAAATGAATATCATGACCACTTACCACCCTGCTGACAAGGACTACGGATTTATGAAGGTGGATGAGCCTAGCACTCCCTACCACAG gctgTCACCGCAGGCCAGCGATGAGCCCTCCCTCACAGTGACTCCGGAGGCACTGAGGGAAAG GTTTGCAACAATGGACAATTTCTACCCCAAGGTCCTTCAGCACCCTGATAACAGAAGCTCAGGGTCTTCAGACAACTTTTCCAAAACAC ACTCCAGTGGTTTTGAGAGGCACCGCAAGACACACTACAATGAAGGGAAGTTCCTCAGCCCTCAGAAAAACCAGCCCTCGGGCAATAACAAGAAGAGCAACGGGGGTAGTGGAAGTTTGGGCAGTGGTGGTCGAGGTGCGATGCtggccccagaggccaggcctgtggggagaggctgggcaggaggacTGGCCAGAGGAGTCAAAGACAAGATTGGCCTGGCGACCAGGAGCCACATCCAAGAAGCTGAGG AGTCCTCTACCTTCAGAAATCAGTCCCCGGCTCCGGCCATCATCGTGTCGGACAAGGAGGCTGATCTGCAGCGAAAGGAGTATTATAGCAAAGGAAGATACCTGAGGTGCTGTTCTCACCCAGAGCTTGAGGAGGACACGGAAGATGAGCAGCAGGACAGCGACA GAACTGAGGTCCGCTCGCTGGACCACAGAGGAAGCCCCCTTCGGGATCACAGGCCATCGAGAACTCCCTGA
- the LOC132218087 gene encoding uncharacterized protein LOC132218087 isoform X5, with protein MEKQESGGAAGSLTQESPGGATREVPGGITGVAAGAGLPSGVVAPPCSGRPGTVSRGLVSSLCSGVVAAPGSRPKQPPGEVVGHSLASGTYPGGFNAPIPGTCAAGTSDLGSKGSGVHNSECSPRSGSTSLHPHKPYKDLPHNILKTSNHTLIQKPSSADRKKSQHWDEMNIMTTYHPADKDYGFMKVDEPSTPYHRLSPQASDEPSLTVTPEALRERFATMDNFYPKVLQHPDNRSSGSSDNFSKTHSSGFERHRKTHYNEGKFLSPQKNQPSGNNKKSNGGSGSLGSGGRGAMLAPEARPVGRGWAGGLARGVKDKIGLATRSHIQEAEESSTFRNQSPAPAIIVSDKEADLQRKEYYSKGRYLRCCSHPELEEDTEDEQQDSDNASLRL; from the exons ATGGAAAAGCAGGAGTCTGGGGGGGCTGCTGGCAGCCTCACCCAGGAATCCCCTGGAGGGGCCACCAGGGAAGTGCCAGGAGGCATCACAGGAGTCGCGGCAGGCGCCGGGCTGCCCTCCGGAGTCGTCGCGCCGCCATGTTCCGGCCGCCCCGGAACAGTCAGCAGAGGCCTGGTTTCTAGCCTTTGCTCCGGAGTGGTAGCGGCTCCTGGTTCCAGGCCCAAGCAGCCTCCTGGGGAGGTTGTGGGCCACAGCCTTGCGTCTGGCACATACCCTGGCGGATTTAACGCCCCCATTCCTGGAACCTGTGCAGCCGGGACGTCTGACTTAGGGTCCAAGGGGTCTGGGGTGCACAACTCGGAATGCAGTCCGCGTTCTGGTTCAACTTCTTTGCACCCCCACAAACCCTATAAGGATCTGCCCCATAACATCCTAAAAACCAGCAACCACACCTTGATACAGAAACCCTCCAGTGCGGACAG GAAAAAGTCTCAACACTGGGATGAAATGAATATCATGACCACTTACCACCCTGCTGACAAGGACTACGGATTTATGAAGGTGGATGAGCCTAGCACTCCCTACCACAG gctgTCACCGCAGGCCAGCGATGAGCCCTCCCTCACAGTGACTCCGGAGGCACTGAGGGAAAG GTTTGCAACAATGGACAATTTCTACCCCAAGGTCCTTCAGCACCCTGATAACAGAAGCTCAGGGTCTTCAGACAACTTTTCCAAAACAC ACTCCAGTGGTTTTGAGAGGCACCGCAAGACACACTACAATGAAGGGAAGTTCCTCAGCCCTCAGAAAAACCAGCCCTCGGGCAATAACAAGAAGAGCAACGGGGGTAGTGGAAGTTTGGGCAGTGGTGGTCGAGGTGCGATGCtggccccagaggccaggcctgtggggagaggctgggcaggaggacTGGCCAGAGGAGTCAAAGACAAGATTGGCCTGGCGACCAGGAGCCACATCCAAGAAGCTGAGG AGTCCTCTACCTTCAGAAATCAGTCCCCGGCTCCGGCCATCATCGTGTCGGACAAGGAGGCTGATCTGCAGCGAAAGGAGTATTATAGCAAAGGAAGATACCTGAGGTGCTGTTCTCACCCAGAGCTTGAGGAGGACACGGAAGATGAGCAGCAGGACAGCGACA ATGCATCCCTTCGGCTTTGA
- the LOC132218087 gene encoding uncharacterized protein LOC132218087 isoform X1: MEKQESGGAAGSLTQESPGGATREVPGGITGVAAGAGLPSGVVAPPCSGRPGTVSRGLVSSLCSGVVAAPGSRPKQPPGEVVGHSLASGTYPGGFNAPIPGTCAAGTSDLGSKGSGVHNSECSPRSGSTSLHPHKPYKDLPHNILKTSNHTLIQKPSSADRKKSQHWDEMNIMTTYHPADKDYGFMKVDEPSTPYHRLSPQASDEPSLTVTPEALRERFATMDNFYPKVLQHPDNRSSGSSDNFSKTHSSGFERHRKTHYNEGKFLSPQKNQPSGNNKKSNGGSGSLGSGGRGAMLAPEARPVGRGWAGGLARGVKDKIGLATRSHIQEAEESSTFRNQSPAPAIIVSDKEADLQRKEYYSKGRYLRCCSHPELEEDTEDEQQDSDSDSSTSLRWASESSIGTEVRSLDHRGSPLRDHRPSRTP; the protein is encoded by the exons ATGGAAAAGCAGGAGTCTGGGGGGGCTGCTGGCAGCCTCACCCAGGAATCCCCTGGAGGGGCCACCAGGGAAGTGCCAGGAGGCATCACAGGAGTCGCGGCAGGCGCCGGGCTGCCCTCCGGAGTCGTCGCGCCGCCATGTTCCGGCCGCCCCGGAACAGTCAGCAGAGGCCTGGTTTCTAGCCTTTGCTCCGGAGTGGTAGCGGCTCCTGGTTCCAGGCCCAAGCAGCCTCCTGGGGAGGTTGTGGGCCACAGCCTTGCGTCTGGCACATACCCTGGCGGATTTAACGCCCCCATTCCTGGAACCTGTGCAGCCGGGACGTCTGACTTAGGGTCCAAGGGGTCTGGGGTGCACAACTCGGAATGCAGTCCGCGTTCTGGTTCAACTTCTTTGCACCCCCACAAACCCTATAAGGATCTGCCCCATAACATCCTAAAAACCAGCAACCACACCTTGATACAGAAACCCTCCAGTGCGGACAG GAAAAAGTCTCAACACTGGGATGAAATGAATATCATGACCACTTACCACCCTGCTGACAAGGACTACGGATTTATGAAGGTGGATGAGCCTAGCACTCCCTACCACAG gctgTCACCGCAGGCCAGCGATGAGCCCTCCCTCACAGTGACTCCGGAGGCACTGAGGGAAAG GTTTGCAACAATGGACAATTTCTACCCCAAGGTCCTTCAGCACCCTGATAACAGAAGCTCAGGGTCTTCAGACAACTTTTCCAAAACAC ACTCCAGTGGTTTTGAGAGGCACCGCAAGACACACTACAATGAAGGGAAGTTCCTCAGCCCTCAGAAAAACCAGCCCTCGGGCAATAACAAGAAGAGCAACGGGGGTAGTGGAAGTTTGGGCAGTGGTGGTCGAGGTGCGATGCtggccccagaggccaggcctgtggggagaggctgggcaggaggacTGGCCAGAGGAGTCAAAGACAAGATTGGCCTGGCGACCAGGAGCCACATCCAAGAAGCTGAGG AGTCCTCTACCTTCAGAAATCAGTCCCCGGCTCCGGCCATCATCGTGTCGGACAAGGAGGCTGATCTGCAGCGAAAGGAGTATTATAGCAAAGGAAGATACCTGAGGTGCTGTTCTCACCCAGAGCTTGAGGAGGACACGGAAGATGAGCAGCAGGACAGCGACAGTGACA GTTCTACAAGCTTGCGCTGGGCGAGTGAGAGTTCCATAGGAACTGAGGTCCGCTCGCTGGACCACAGAGGAAGCCCCCTTCGGGATCACAGGCCATCGAGAACTCCCTGA